TAAATGGTGTACcaccatacaacatctcatataataaaatacatgaaataaaaaaaaagaatataataaaaaattagttaaagtaTTGAAATGGGTAAAAGAAGGTAATTCAAATAAATGGTGTATATTTTACAGAAAAATTTTAATTCATGAAAATTAATAAGCTTACCCACTGCCCACCAATCAATAGCACTGGAGTGGCCAGCTCCTGTTATGACTTCCTGAAATATCATCATAATTTCAAAGGGTAAAATAAAGAGACCATAAATAAGTGAAATTACGTAAATGCCCTTTGAGTACTTTTCATACCAGAGGTGGTGGTGAGCCCTCCTTTTGTGTTTCTTACCTCTGTTAAAAGTGAATTGAGGCCTGAAATCCAAGTTGCAGCTCAAAATTGTTGGGTTAAGAAGGGTGGTGCATTCACCGGTGAGGTTAGGTATGTTTCAAAGTATCATCATAATTTCAAAGGGTAAAATAAAGAGACCAtcctttttttttctaaaactttTCAATTTTCTATGTCtgatttcttcttcttgattcttACTAAATACTGAAGTTGGTTTTCTATATTTACAATGCTGAGATGCTTGCCAATTTGGGTGTCCCTTGGGTCATCCTAGGTCACTCTGAAAGGAGAGCCCTATTGAATGAAACTAATGAGGTACCCTTTTCCTTGTGTAGATTTTACTCAGCCTATTCAAATCAATTCACACTTTTCCTTGTGAACATCTTAATCAGTGTTGTATGCAAGTTactgaaattttttttttctttttcttgtttcatTCAGTTTGTTGGAGACAAGGTTGCATACGCACTATCTCAAGGTTTGAAGGTTATTGCTTGTGTTGGGGAGACTCTTGAGCAACGAGAAGCTGGAACCACCATGGAAGTTGTTGCTGCACAAACCAAAGCAATTGCTGgtaattattttaaaactaaACTTGCTTCTACTGTatgtcaaaaatcaaaaatcttgTTTTATCTTTGATATAATAAATAACTTGCACACAAaagttatgattttggtgtttaatGCAAGAAATCACAATATGCCTTTTCTATGTGATTCTGATTTTGGTAATTTTTTGTTGCAAGAGGAAAAGAGgtaaagaaagctcaagccgaaagagataagatgctgcaaatgcaagtgttgcattcttcatttcaattgttagtatgaaacacaGAGTAGATGGGCCAATGTAAACTTCTTATCCATATAACATctgtttggagcattagtcttaaagaattatgaaaggcaagatgcaactttacttagttggaatttgatgtagagagtagattagatgcaaatttagatattgtaaaaaatagaattgtatgacattaaattttatacaatggattgtattttttgtatatgatattttatttatattatgagacattaaatgcaaatttaatttaaaaattaataaatatataaatatttttttagaacatttaaaattatgatacgcaaaaatgtgtgtcatcttcatttatgacatggcctttcttgacaggggcttccttgatacgcattgcgtgtcataaacacgcgcgtcgtaaggttacgacacgcaaatgcgtgtcgtcttcctttatgacagggccttccttgatacgcattgcgtgtcataaccgcgcgtcgtaaatgcgcgtcgtaaatgcgcgtcataaatgcgcgtcgtctattgcgcgtcgtctctctttatgacagggccttccttgacacgcatttgcgcgtcgtctgagcgttttacgacgcgcaatgagcgtcgtaaaaggccttttttctagtagtgaacccggcatggtccatttgggttgcatggcatcatgcacttggatatactaaaatgagagaaataacacttaaggtttattaatatattataagttctaatatattaataaggttatttaattagtattgatcaagaattaatttggaattaattaagtgatcaaaaggagactaattaaatatatgggttgattgtgtaaatcattcattcttatatatgtgggcttgtgatccaagattccttatgttggactaagtctatggggtgacccatggatgctccatggaggttaaaatccatggagcataaggaatgggtaaagtcatgagttacatggtgtaaccctaatagccaccatataaaagaatcccatggctcaagaaatcgtgcactatgtgtgagGGTGAGGGCAAAACGATTTcatggagtgttcaagtttctctcaagttattccaagtgtatttggtgttgtgtgaaccatttgaggtgtcacacttggggcactaggcactcaagcttcatgaagacaagcaccaacaaaaggtatgttattctaacttgtgttattcaaaggtttgtatgctagaatagaacaataccttggaaagttgatatttgcatgtataatagagaaaacatagatccaaggtatttagggttgcatgtacacttaggagtgttatattgctcaaaacccaacagtggtatcagagactaggcttgttttcttgttgtacttacttaaactgcttaaaaatcgacttttggtgttgtctgcccagcagactcgccgagtccatgaagggactcgacgagtccatggcaaAATgcatcgaactcgccgagtttgttcatgcactcggtgagttggacccccagacagcatattttcgagttttggtgctggaattggtctagaatcattacctttgactgttttgggcttataaaacttgttttgaatgtggtaatgattatgttaaaccaatttcaatgctataataaaattttcaagtttatatgtgttcatgttattcttgaaaattgttgattatgaatgatcatgcttatgagttttgttagatcataggaattgtgtgcaaattgtttgttgatataattcatgatcttgttgaaaattgtatggagtacataacttgtcctcaagttatgaattttcaagaattttatgtttccctgatttatgagttagtttagattgataatgaaaaaaattatgttttagttgttttcaatacatattagtctaaaagaagttcataaaatatgtttttgtaacttgtcttcaagttatgtgaaaagtcatatttatgaatcttaaaaactcataaaagttttgtgggttacataaaatgtaagagtttttgccattaaatagtttaatgactccataacttgtcctcaagttatggatgttgaagagacacttctttaaagtgtttttaaagaataaggggttacattaaaatgaagagtcttcattttaatgaaccattaaactcataagttatgatttaaagagtcttgaaatagtttcaaaacttgccctcaagttttggaatttgaaaagttactcctcatgtatactttaattccaaattgaacattgaaattttaaaaagtttaaaattcaacccttatactattattataattttaaattatatagatatgtataagaggaagtcaatcttaccgttaataggcctcattcacgaagccggtctataaggggggtataaggttactgcctataaaatggcagtttaatgggtgtccactctcacccaccgctttcttgactggtggagggtcgttagccgaacgggtaggaatggactataattctcccttcattaaaagtataatgaaaaaaatactaagtaactaaacacttataaattcccaatcttagttacttaggaaaatgtgaaaaggtgctagcccataaaattacactttgtaccttaccaagtcgttagtggagcgtgtgtggttaaccggcacactaacatggactagtaagagtggcaaagggtaacttgactttattatagatcggtggagcgtgtgtggttaaccggtacatcgattaggtaatattgttaagggtaccaagtcaatttgtatggttattcacaccttgtttgtgatcctcggcatcccagtcacaaatttgagagggcacaatcgagattcaaacatgccattgaaaagttcaatgtatctcaaaagatctaggagtttcaaaaccaataaaacctaataataaaatatttcgttttcatggtggaaattggtaaatcgtcatttacctaccttcaactattttataatttggattacggcatccctcttccatttataaataggttgttgggttctagccttaatatttcatattgggtgttatattaaggactttaaatcaactaacttgaatttctcccattatagatgtctagtttagacagctatggtcttcccaaatctttaggaacaagcttcctaatgaagatgatatcccaaatggcaatgaaggtgaaagatcaatcccttttgttgggcatttgtgggactagaaatcatacttcacttcatccacctcctccaataaatctccctatcccacaagttttaagacttgataagttctaagtcactcaatccctattggcaagcaaagtctatatgtgcttagatcttggggattaagccacatattgacaagtcgggagagtcgggtgtcgaagtctcgaggtagctggctgctgacttggttcttcagtcactccctgatgactggtcacgacaagacccttaatgatcttacctatttgcttgatgatgctaaattagcagtgatttggagcattagtaaagcaaattggattggaagatctactttccaaacctatttggacattgaaaatggtgacattggaggtctAGGAAAaattttctcttcccaatggaaagggatcggccatagtcaactcggttgaccaaatggtaaagagaaaggttaagtctgtgatagtcccatgtaccgtttccaaagagtccatatgattctgttgccaaaggaaagacattggttgcgaagctgctagatttacctgaaacatcttaaggatggtaaagtcaataggtttgactctacttcaggtaaagtccattgtctaactctattaagtttctattctgagattcttattgcataatgtgacgaggtcacatgttgatgttttaagaatcaaagaaaaggtgaagaaacttaaaggaagtatatactgattctgatcgcgaatatggatttcgatcgcatggttcagtgatcagaattttgagtcgttacttaagagttatgatatattgcttaggaatagataacaacaagttttccatatggattgtaaggataaatttttccgcaaagttttaaaataaaagaaaaatggttttgattttatttattttaagtatccttacaatggcatttgtgaaaaattgttgattatatgtttccattgataagcaatatgggtaaatggatttgattctttgattagtggaagtgtcataatttaccaaataaggaaagattctcatcacccaagtttcagttggatagaaacttggaatcatgcaacttgtattgtatgatcatgagaattttttatatatttgggaaattaagtctaattccttgttcacatgtatatgtgaatcaagtgaaggacaaaggatcggatacacttggtgtgcactgatcaagtccaccacaaagttgataagattattcattatgatttactaaagtttagtaaatatggttatacttacaagtttaagtatagttctggatcattggagaagtttcaatgataaacataatgagtaagaagaatcaaataaagcagaaagataaaagtttctctaatctgaagagatgggagagtacttgagtatcttgttttatgattatcttagtgattatgaaaccatgtcacaattgatcctctaaggacaccttagttcattttgtttggctaaggagaggaatcgtgaattgttgaaatggttagaccaaaagataaattatacttcgttccagaattaaaatcttagagtcatactccaagattaagccttgagtgacattatcttaagaaaggtttcaaacacttgttaaatgtagagtaaaatgtgttcttactcttgtacatttgaaattggtaagttgtgatgttttggataaaacaaagaccaactaagaccaattgtgagaagtgttgaacttgataagaatctgcactaattcttgaatattcgtttttgtcaaggaatggttcttgacaaagagaatcttatatgtcaagaggtcagtgagagtcttaaaaggatcttaagatagatttaagaactaatcaagagttttgttaatcactagaccacgacttgaggtttgtaagctatcgtgctgacatattctgtgcccatttcagttaaagttggttttgcattggagttctgagagttctcaactggttgcataacaacttggaagcaatggtaggcccttgtgctgccaggtggcaagaaattaagattgcacaagttcagtccatatgaatttggatttgtcattaaccttgtcgtgtgattatggttatgtcaaattcacatggataggaacacatacaccatcaaaatctaagtgtcataaggtttctctccgattcatgaaaatgatagtgaggaaactctttcactaagtagatttaagtggatagcaagtgtgaagtttgcattctcctgtcgttagtggagtgtgtgtggttaaccggcacactaactaatgagaatggcaaaggtttagactcacatgtgagctatctaaggaaaggattagactccaggtgtatgatttgataaagtcttatcaaggcaatcttgtatcagaaatctaacTGATTTCTAGgtaaatgtcaaagctagtgggagcataaagtgttatgctagttagataataataattctcctagtgggagcatgatgattatgtcgcaagttagcaatgttaattatagaaaacaaaagtttcaactcgctttgaaaaatttgttttattataattaagggagagaaatttacacttcattccaattctacaagcttagattgagattttaatcaactttagtcaagaatatatatgaatgttatgttgaaatggttcaacataagaaatttctatatatgttgctttctcaaaattcgattatgattacggcatccctcttcatagttcgaattatgagaacatggcaaataaaaatattatagcatgaatcgtatcccatatgcttcggatataggatcgggtgcatgtgttataatattcatccattctaaattttcctaatgcttagggcgttaagaagggaaaatggattagaactggatatgactaagatgattaagcaattgtcgagaacaatttggggttttccaaagtttggttactcatggacaattggaagtatagagtaaggatcatattgacatattttggaaagaggcaactcttgtacaaaagtgatggtcaagatgggaatatggaattgtttccataggtggaagttattctttgaatttgtgtaagattaaagaacttaatgcaaagaaggatgttcaaaggaatgtactttgaatttgagacttcatctccatggaattgctttccattggaatactttgtaatgtttgttgccaagtctttgtgacttgtgtgaatatcattacaagaggatcattgcatagaatatggtaaatgacaagaacttggtattcttacatttacaataaggattgggattgtgaaatgagaatcattgaagtcatgttcaattgatatacatttcacaaagacatgaccacatgtaaacatagtgtgcatacttggagtatggcataaatattgtttagagaaacatagtatgcatgcttggagcatggcatcactactgtttcaattcaagtattaagttgattaattgaaacatgaataatgagtggtcaatatggtgcttagataaaaggtgttttatttacgctcaaagtgttgaggccatataggactagtattattttgtgtttcactttgcatgttttgacttccataataacgaGGCCATTCTCCTGAttgaccaagttattcaaaccatccacagtcggtcatatggtggaagtagatatgaatcaagactgtcatgaatttggcttgtatgatttgtctaaagtgctttaggcaatgcaatagttgctacaacgttcatgagtactcataagggctgagtattggattcaacccactctcatttggattcacttcatggattttatcacgagtgaatcatgagacgataatatcttatattcttcaaacctagagatatgatttgttgactatgacttggttatacattgattgcacgtaaacgcattggtaactcgatgttataaaacatgcctttatgtatgattcaacaaatagttagtacaagcatatgagtcgaagtttatccattccttttaccttcgggataaaagcgatatttgtgggcccctcgatgatttgatgatgacaaatggaagtgctcggccgggccaggactga
The genomic region above belongs to Lactuca sativa cultivar Salinas chromosome 4, Lsat_Salinas_v11, whole genome shotgun sequence and contains:
- the LOC111921778 gene encoding triosephosphate isomerase, cytosolic-like, encoding MLANLGVPWVILGHSERRALLNETNEFVGDKVAYALSQGLKVIACVGETLEQREAGTTMEVVAAQTKAIAGNYFKTKLASTVCQKSKILFYL